Sequence from the Thiohalorhabdus denitrificans genome:
CCGCGTTCGGATAGGCCAGGGAGGCAATCAGACTGGGCCGGGACATGTTCCCTCCGGATCGTGGACAACCAACAGCAAAAGGCCGCGCCCGGGGCGCGGCCTTGAGGCCATAGCGTATCGCGGGGCGCTCAGTCCCCTACCGTCACCCCTTCCTGCAGGCTTTCGAGGGTCTTGGCCCCGATTCCGTTCACCTCTTCCAGCTCGGCCACGGAGTCGAAACCGTCATTGTCCTCGCGGTAGGTCACGATGCGCTCGGCCAGCACCTCGCCAACACCGTTCAGGGCGGTGAGCTCCTCGGCGTTGGCCTCGTTGATGTCCAGCGGCTCGGCGGCCTGACCGGCCACGGGCAGGCAGGCGGCGAGGCCGAGGACAAGTGCAATCAGATGCTGGCGCATGACAAATCCCCTTTGTGGAAAGAATTGTCATTCTTTTGCCAGACACCTGTTCTTGCTGTCAATAAAAAATCAACCCTCCGTTTGGGCTCACCCCTCCAGGATCACCGTGGCCAGGGCGTAGTCTCCCTCGTCGGACAGGCTCAGGTGGGACCGCAGCACCCCGAGGTGCCGGCCATGGTCCGCCGCCCTGCCATGCAGGTGCAGCTCCGGGGGGCGCCCCGGGGCCCGGCGCACCTCCAGGTCGCGGAAGCGGACCCCCTGGTGGATCCCCGTTCCCAGCGCCTTGGCCGCCGCCTCCTTGGCGGCGAAGCGGGAGGCCACGTAGAGGCCCAGGTCCTTGCGCTCCCCGGCGGCTTGGCGCTCTTCCTCCGTGAACAGCCGCCGGAGCAAACGGTCCCCGTTGCGCTCCAGGGCCCGACGGATGCGCCGGACGTCCACCAGGTCGTTGCCCATCCCCAGGATCACCGCGAAGTTCCCGGTCAGGTTCCGTGGGAGGGGGCCGCTTCCCGCATCAGGCGCTTCATCTCCCGCACCGCCTGGCCCAGCCCGTCGAAGATGGCCCGCGCGACGATGGCGTGGCCGATGTTCAGCTCCCGCACCCCGGACAGGGCAGCGATGGGCTCCACGTTGACGTAGTCCAGGCCGTGCCCGGCGTGCACGCGGAGGCCCAGCCCGTGGGCCCGGGCCACGGCGGCCTCGATGCGCTCCAACTCCCGCTCGCGCTCTTCCCGTGTCGCCGCGTTGGCGTAGGCGCCGGTGTGCAGCTCCACCACCGGGGCACCGGCCTTGGCGGCCGCCTCCAGCTGGGCGGGATCCGGGTCGACGAACAGCGAGACCCGCACCCCCGCCCGCGCCAGCCGCTCGCAGGCCCATTGCGCGGCGCTCACCTGGGAGGCCACGTCCAGGCCCCCCTCGGTGGTGAGCTCCGCCCGCCGCTCCGGCACCAGGCAGCAATCGGCCGGACGCACGTCCTCGGCAATGGCCACCATCTCCTCGGTCATGGCCATCTCGAGATTGAGCTTGGTCTGCACCGTCTCCGCCAGGTAGCGGATGTCCCGCTCCTGGATATGCCGCCGGTCCTCGCGGAGATGCGCCGTAATGCCGTCCGCCCCGGCCCGCTCCGCCTCCAGGGCCGCATGGAGCGGCTCCGGGTAGGAGGTCAGGCGGGCCTGGCGGAGGGTGGCGACGTGGTCGATATTGACACCGAGCTCGATCATCGCGGCGGTTCCGTGTGCGCTCTGGTCGTGCATGGGAGATGGGGGGAAGTCATTCGGAAGGGTAACACATGCGCCCACTCAGGACCGGCCGCCCTTGCGGCGCAAGCTTTGGAGGAGGGCCCGGCTTTCCAGGGGACGGGGGCCCAGGTACGGGCCGAGGACCGCCCGCATCAGGTCGCGGGCCCGGCGGCGGTCTTCCGGGGCGGGATCCCCCTCGGCCCCGGCCAGGAACCGCACCGCCCGACCGGGGAAGGCCGACTCGGCGGGGCTGCAGGAACCGCACAGGAGGCCGCGCTCCGCCTCCCAGGCGTAGCGCTCCGCGGCCTCCACCGGCGCCCCGCAGCCCGCGCAGCGCTCCCAGTCGGGGGCAACCCCCAGGTCCTCGACCAGGCAGCGCTCGAGGCGACGGAGCGGAACATCCCGTTCTCCGCCCGCCAGGGCGGCCAGGGCGTGCTCGTAGACCCCGAACACCCGGGGATAAGGGTCGAAGCGGGGGCACAGGCGGACCAGCAGCTCGTTCAGGTACAGGCCGAGGTACAGGGCCTCGCCCCGCAGGGCGGCGGCCGGCCCGGCCGCCTCCGCCCCCGCCAGGTTGCGGAGCTCGCCGCGCCCCGTCCAAGCGACTTCCAGGGGGCGGAAGGGCTCCAGGACCGGTCCCCCCTTGCGCGGTTTGCGTCCGCCCCGGGCCACCACCCCCACCCGGCCGTCGCGCTCGGAGAACAGCTCCACCAGGAGGCTGGTCTCGCGGTAGGGGCGCCGGTGGAGTACGTAGGCGTTCTGCGGTGCGGAGGCGGTCACGGTGCTCGCCTTGGATGAGGGAGGTTCGGCCCCGGAGGTAGGGCTCAGCCCTCGTAGCCCAGCTCGCGCAGGGCCCGGTCGTCCCCGGTCCACCCTTCGCGGACGCGTACGAACAGCTCCAGATGGACGCGGGCCTCCAGGAGGTGCTCGATGGCCAGCCGCGCCTGGGTGCCGATGGCCTTGATGCGCCGGCCCTGGCGGCCCAGGACGATGGCCTTCTGCCCCTCCCGCTCCACCAGGATGTTGGCGTTGATGCGTACCAGGCCCTCTTCCTCCTGGAAGTGCTCCACCTGGACCTCGGTGGCGTAGGGCACCTCCTCGCCGAGCTGATGGAACACCTGCTCGCGGATGAGCTCGGCGCACAGGAAGCGCAGGCTGCGGTCCGTGATCTGGTCCTCCGGGAACAGGGGCGGGCCCTCCGGAAGGCGCACCTCCAGCTCGCCCAGGAGGGAATCCAGGTTGTCCCCCTTCTCCGCGGACAGGGGGACCAGGGCGGCGAAGGGGAAGCGGCCCTGCAGCTCCTCCAGATAGGGCAGCAGCTTCTCGCGGGGGGACACCCGGTCCACCTTGTTGACCACGGCGATCACCGGGGTGCCCACCTCCCCCAGCCGCTCCAGGATGGCCGCGTCCCCCTCCGTCCACTTCAGGGCCTCCACCACGAAGACCACCGCGTCCACCCCCTCCAGGGCGCTCAGGGCGGCCTGGACCATGTACTGGTTGATCTTCTTTTTGGACTGGTGGATGCCGGGGGTGTCCACGAAGACCATCTGATGGTCCCCGGTGGTATGCACCCCCAGGAGGCGATGGCGGGTGGTCTGGGGCCGCCGGGAGACAATGGACACCTTCTCCCCAAGGACGGCGTTCATCAGGGTGGACTTGCCCACGTTGGGTCGGCCCACCAGGGCTACCATGCCGCTGCGGAACTCCGCCTTCTCAGTCATCCTCGACACCTATGCAGGCCAGCATGCGCTGGGCCGCCTCCTGCTCGGCGCGCCGCTTGCTGCTGCCCTCGCCTCGCACGGGATCGTAGCCCACCACCGTGCATTCAATGTAGAACAGGCGCTGGTGGTCGGCGCCCACCGCCTCCACCAGCTGGTACTCGGGGAGGGGCTGCCCCTGGCTCTGCAGGTGCTCCTGCAGCCGCGTCTTGGGGTCCTTGTTCACGGAGCGGGGATCCAGATCCGCTATTCGCCCCTCCCACAGGCGGTGGATCACCCCCTGCATGGCCTCCACCCCCCCGTCCAGAAGCACCGCGCCCAGCAGGGCTTCCACGCTGTCCGCCAGGATGGACTCCCGCCGGTGGCCGCCGGCCTTGCGCTCGCCGGGACCGAGGTAGACCAGCTTGCCCAGCTCCAGCTCCTCGGCGATCTCAGCCAGGGCCTCGGTGCACACCAGCCGGGCCCGCAGGCGCGACAGCACCCCTTCCCGCTCCTGCGGGAACCGCTCGTACAGCCAGCTCGCCACGGTGAAGTTCAGGGCGGCATCCCCCAGGAACTCCTGCCGCTCGTTGTTCTGGGGCCCCGCCGAACGATGGGTCAGGGCCCGACGGAGCAGGTCGGGGTCCTGGAAGGAGTAGCCGATTCGCGCCTGTAAGGTCGCCTCATCCACCCTCGGTTGCCTCCGGGCTAAAGGTGAACACCACTTGAATCGTTGAGGACAGGGGAACCGCTACCTGATACTCCGCGAACACCCGGTATTGTCCGGTCGGCTTTTTCTCCACCTGGATCTCCGAGCGTTCCAGGCGGTCCACGTCCTCGAACTCGAGCTTGTCGACCACCTCCCGCCGCAGCTCGCCGCGGGATTCGTAGAGCGAGCCCTTCTGGACCTGTTCCTGGAAGACCTGGCTGATGGCCCAGTACTCGTAGTACAGCGGGAAGACCCGCGCCCCGAGCCACGCCACCACGCCCACGAAGGCCAGCCAGAACAGTACGCTCCACACGCCAAAGCCGCTCTGCGCGCGCCAAGTCGTCATTGTTTCCCCCCTTTGCTTGCTTGCTGTGCGCCACCGCCGGGCACTAGTCGACCCATTCCCCCAGACGGCCCCAGCGCGGGGCATTCGCCCGCCCGTCCCAGGACCACCAGACCATGAACGCCTCGCCGAGGATGTTGCGCTCCGGGACCGTGCCCCAATAGCGGCTGTCGTTGCTATTGTCCCGGTTGTCCCCCATCACGAAATACCGGCCTTCCGGAACCTGGATGGGGTCGTTGATGCTGCGCCCCTGGCGGTTCTCGGTATAGAGCACATGGTAGCGGTGCTCTTCGGTGCGCTCCTCGAAGCGCTCCGCGTACACCGTGCCCCCGCGCGGCTCCCGATAGGTGAAGCGGCCGTCCGCGGAGCGGGGCACGGGCTTGCCGTTGACCATCAGGGTGTCGTCCCGGAACGCCAGCCGGTCCCCGGGAACGGCGACGATGCGCTTGATGTAGTCCACGCTCCGATCCTCGGGGAACTGGAAGACGATCACGTCCCCGCGCTCGGGAGGGCTGCCGTCGGTAAGCTTGTAGCCCACCAGGGGCACCCGCAAGCCATATTCGAACTTGTTCACCAGGATGAAGTCGCCGATCCGCAGGGTGGGCAGCATGGACCCCGAGGGGATCTTGAAGGGCTCCACTACGAAGGAGCGGATCAGCAGCACCACCAGGATCACGGGGAACAGGGAGCGGGCGTACTCCACCACCACCGGGCGCCCTTCCCCGCCGCGCTTGCGCAGGCGCTGGTAGAGCCACCCGCCCAGCCACACCGCCCCGGTGGCCAGGAGCAGGACCACGAGCAACAGGGTGAAATTCATTCTTCATCCACTGACAGGGCCGCCAGGAACGCCTCCTGGGGAATGGTCACCGAGCCCACCTGCTTCATGCGCTTCTTCCCTTCCTTCTGCTTCTCCATGAGCTTGCGCTTGCGGGTCACATCGCCGCCGTAGCACTTGGCCGTCACGTTCTTGCGCAGGGCCTTCACCGTCTCCCGCGCGATCACCCGGGAGCCGAGGGAAGCCTGGATGGCGATGTCGAACATCTGCCGCGGGATCATATCCTTGAGCTTCTTGGCCAGCTCGCGGCCACGGTAGTAGGCCTGGTCGCGGTGCACGATCAGGGACAGGGCGTCCACCCGGTCCTCGTTCACCAGGATGTCCAGGCGCACCAGGTCCGAGGCCTGGTAGCCGCTGAGCTCGTAGTCGATGGAGGCGTAGCCGGAGGTCATGGACTTGAGCCGCTCGAAGAAGTCCGTGACCACCTCGTTCATGGGCAGCTCGTAGGTCACCATCACCTGGCCGGCGTTGGTGTAGTGCAGGTTCTTCTGCCGGCCCCGCTTCTCCTCCGCCAACCGGATCACCTCGCCCACCTGGCTCTGCGGCACCAGGATGTTGGCGAGCATGAAGGGCTCCTCGATGGACTCGATCTCGCCCACCTCGGGCAGCTCCGCCGGGTTCTCCACCCGCACGGTCTCCCCGGTATGGGTGTGGACCAGGTACACCACTGTCGGCGCGGTGGTGATCAGATCGAGGTCGTACTCCCGCTCCAGGCGCTCCTGGATGATCTCCATGTGGAGCTTGCCGAGGAAGCCGCAGCGAAAGCCGAAGCCCAGGGCGTGGGAGGTCTCCGGCTCGTACTGCAGGCTGGAGTCGTTGAGCCGCAGCTTGGCCAGGGCGTCGCGCAGTTCCTCGTACTGGTCGGACTCGGTGGGATAGAGGCCGGCGAAGACCTGCGGCTTGACCTCCTGGAACCCGGGCAAGGGCTCCGGGGCGGGACGTTCGGCGTCGGTGATGGTATCCCCCACCTTGGCGCCGTCCACGTCCTTGATCCCGGCGATGACGAAGCCCACCCCTCCTGCCTCCAGGCTGTCCAGCTCCACCGGCTTGGGGGTCATCACGCCCACCGTGCCCACCGTGAAGGTGCGCCCGGTGGCCATCATCTGGATGCGCTGGCCCTTGCGGATGGACCCGTTCATGACCCGCACCAGCGCCACCGCCCCCTGGTACTTGTCGTACCAGGAATCCACCACCAGGGCCTTGGCGGGCCCCTCGGGATCCCCTTCCGGCGGCGGCACGTCGCGCACCAGGCGCTCGAGGATCTCGCGGATGCCGATGCCCTCCTTGGCGCTGGCCTCCACGGCGTCCTCCGCCTCGATGCCGATCACCTCCTCGATCTCCCCCTTGACCCGTTCCGGCTCGGCGCTGGGCAGATCGATCTTGTTGAGGACGGGGATCACCTCGAGGTCGTACTCCACCGCCTGGTAGGTGTTGGCCACGCTCTGGGCTTCCACCCCCTGGGAGGCGTCCACCACCAGCAAGGCCCCCTCGCAGGCCACCAGGGAACGGGACACCTCGTAGGAGAAGTCCACGTGGCCCGGGGTATCGATGAGGTTGAGGGTGTAGGTCTCACCGTCATCGGCGGTGTAGAGCAGCCGCACGCTCTGCGCCTTGATGGTGATGCCGCGCTCCCGCTCCAGGTCCATGCCGTCCAGGACCTGGTCGGCCATCTCCCGATCGGCGAGCCCGCCGCACTCCTGGATGAAGCGGTCGGCCAGGGTGGACTTGCCGTGGTCGATGTGGGCGATGATGGAAAAGTTGCGAATGTTGTCGAGCTTCAACGGTCCTCCGCCTGGTTCCTGTGCGGGACAACAGCCTGAACAAACGTAGGGGATGGGCGCCGCTCCGCGGCACCCATCCCCCGCTGGTCTTCCCTGGTACGCCGGTTCAGGGGATCCGGATCGGCAGGAATAGCGCCCCCTGCCCGCGCCGCACCAGCATGGGCACCACCCGGCCGGAGGGCAGCTCGGCGACGAGCCGCGCCATGCTTGCCGGATCCTCCACCGTGCGGTTACCCAGCTTCAGGATGATGTCCCCCTGGCGCACCCCGGCCGATCGCGCCGGCTCCCCGGTCACCCGGGCAACCTGCACGCCCTGCCCCTCGGGGAGGCCCAGGTCGCGTCGGTCCTCCTCGGCAACGGGCCGCACCCGCATGCCGAGCACCTCCTCCGGGTGCTCCTCGGCGCCGGCCTGCCGGGCCCGGTCCTGCGAGCCCACGGTCACCTCGATCTCCTGGCGCTCCCCGTCGCGTACCACCGTGAGGGTGGCCTCGGAGCCGGGCCGGATGCGCCCGATCTTGGGCGGCAGGCCGCCCGAGGTACGGACCTCCTCGCCGTCCACCTCGACGATCACGTCCCCGGACCGCAGCCCGCTCTCCGCCGCGGGGCTGTCCTCCACCACGCGGGCGACCAGGGCGCCCACCGGCTTGTCCATCCCGAAGGACTCGGCCAGATCCGGCGAGACGTCCTGAATATATACGCCCAGCCAACCGCGCTGAACCTCGCCATGCTCCTGGATCTGGCGCACCGCGTCCATGGCCACGTCGATGGGGATGGCGAAGGACAGGCCCATGAAGCCGCCCGACTGGGAATAGATCTGGGCGTTGATGCCCACCACCTTGCCGTCCAGGTTGAAAAGCGGCCCGCCGGAATTGCCCGGGTTCACAGCCACGTCGGTCTGGATGAAGTTGACGTAGTTGTCGGTGGGCAGGCTGCGCCCCTTGGCGCTGACGATGCCGGCGGTGACGCTGTTCTCGAACCCAAAGGGGGAACCGATGGCCACCACCCACTCGCCCACGCTCAGCTCCTCGGGGTCCCCCGCCTCCACCGTGGGCAGGTCCTCGGCGTCCACCTTGAGCAGGGCCACGTCGAGGGTCTCGTCCTTGCCCACCACCTCGGCCTGGTACTGCTGGCGGTTGGTGAGCTGCACCACGATCTCGGTGGCGTTCTTGATGACGTGGGCGTTGGTGACGATGTAACCGTCCTGGGAGATGATGAAGCCGGAGCCCAGGGATTGGGTCTCGTATTCCCGCCGGGGCATGTCCCCGAAGAAGCGCTGGAAGAACTCCTCGAAGGGGGTCCCCTCGAACTGGGGAGGGAGGTTGGGCTGCCCCCCACCCTGCACCTTTTGCGTGGTGCTGATGTTCACCACCGCCTTCCCCTGGTCTTCCACGATGGTGGTGAAGTCCGGGAGCCCGGCCTTCTGGGCCGAAGAGGTGGCGGGGGCCATCATCAGGAGACACAGAAGGAAAAACGCCCACGCGGCCATCCCTCTGGAGCTCTGGCGTTGCATCAAAGGCATTCTCCCATGGGTTCTCATGCGGTTGGGACAGGGTCCGCTGCCGGCCCTCAGGCGCCCGCGCCCGGTGACGAAAGGGGACGGCAGGTGGACGGCTGCTCGCTGCCGGGGGCACGCCGGATGATGCGCGGACGCCGGGAGGGATCGCTGGCCAACCGACGGCCGAAGCCGCGCTGCCACAGGAACCCGCCCCCCAGCCCCGCCAGGCCGGCCACGAGGGTGAGGATCTCCGGGGCGCCTCCGGAAAAGAGGCGGCCGAGCACGCCCTCGGCAATCCCTGCACCGCCGAACATGCCCAGCAGGGGCACGAGGTAGAGCGCCACCGAGGCGCGCAGATAGCCGCCTTCGGGCAGGCCGACGACCACCCGGTCCCCCGGCCCCACGGCCAGGTCCGCGGCGACGCGCAGGCGGGTCGCGGCCCCAGGACGCGTGCCCAGGATGGTGCGCCCGCCGCCACACCCCCCGGCGGAGTGGCAGCTCCCGCACCCCCCGCCGTCGGTGGAGGCCTCCACCTCCACCTCCCCGTCGTTCACGGCAACCACCGTGGCCTCGGCCTCGATCACCGTTCAGGACTCCTCATCGGCCGGCTTGATCAGGCTCGTGGCGATCTTCCGGAGGGCGGGCCCAGGAAGCTCGCCCAGGAGCGTCACGCGGTAGCGCTCATGGTGCACGGAGCAGGCATGCAGGGCGCCACGCTGGAGGATCTCCCCCACCTCGCTGCCCTGCCGGGACCCGTCCTCCACCCGCTCCAGGAACAGCGACAGGGTGGCCAGCCCGTCGGTGTAGAAGAAATGGGTCCCCCCTTCCTTCCCGGGCACCTCGAAGCGGGCATCTAGCCGGAAGCCGGGCGGGAGCTGCATGCCTTCCAATACGGAAGGATGCTCCTCCCGGCCCAGCTCCCGGCGCTCCAACTGGCGGGTGCCCGCGGGCACCTCCAGCTGCAGATCCCCGTCATCCAGGACCCCGTCGGGGGAAACGGCGGCGAAGGTGAAGGTCTCCATGACCTGGCCGTCCTCGGACAGCACCTCCGTCTGCAGCGGCAGATCTGTGGCCTTGTCGCGCCAGACCCGGTAGGTGAAGCGCTGGCCGTCCCCGGCCCGGAACTCCACGGCCCGGGCCTCCCGGCCGGCCACGCGCCCGCTCGGGCCCGCTGTCAGCCGGTAGTGGTCCCGGACCCGCTGGAGATCCTTCTCGGCCAGCTTGAAGATGGCCGTTCCGCTCCGCCGGGGCCCGGCGATGACCTGGCCGATCTCGGGGTGGTAGCGCTTGACCCCGTCCACCTCGCGCACCAGCTCCCGCGCGGGCCCGGTCAGCATCACCAGCCGCTCGCGGAAACCGCCATCGGGCTCTCCCCGGTGGTACAGCCGCATGGACTCCACCCCCACGGACGTCCCGTGGACGAGGATTCCTTCGTAGGTCATGCCGCGGGCGGCCTGGATCATGCGCTCCACCTGCGCTTCCAGGTCTTCCCGGGCCTCGGCGCTGGAGACGGCGACGGCCGCCAGCAGGACAGCAAGATGGGGAAGCAGGGATAACCGCACCATCAGCGCTCGTTGACCTCGAGACTCGTTCGCTGGAACCGGGCCTCGGGGCCGCTCGGGACCAGACTGGAGTGCTCGGGCAGGTACCGCTGGATGGTCGCCATGCTCTTTTCGGTTTCGGAAGCGGTCTGCAGCCCGGAGGGCTCGGCGGGATCGGAGGCGCTGGCGCCGGAATCGGCCAGGGTGGAGGAAGGTTCGGGACCGGAGGTGGGCCCTGTGGCGGTCTGGGACCAGAGCAGCGCCCCGGCCACCGCCACACCGGCCACGCTGGCGGCGGTGGCCAGCCAGCCCCACTGGGCGGGGAAGGCCCCGCGGCTCGATGCGGACCGACCCGCGCGGCCTCCCTCCTCGCGGCCGGCGGCAGGGGCCTCCTCGGCTATGGCGGCGGCCACGCGCTCACAGAACCCCTCGGGGACGACAATCTCGCCTTCGCCGCGCATCAGGGTCCGGGTGGTGTGGAACCGCTCGAACAGGCGGCAGCAGTCCCGACATTGATTCAGATGCTCGATGACCGCGTCGCACTCGTTCTCGCTCAGCTCACCGTCCACCATCGCGGAAACGGCTTCAAAGTCACAGGACCCCATCGGCTATTGCTCCTCCTTTTCCCGAGACAGGGCTTCAAGGGCGTTATTGACGGCCTCCCGGGCCCGGAAGATCCGGGAGCGGACTGTCCCGATGGGACAGTCCATGACCTTGGCGATCTCCTCGTAGGTCAGGCCGTCAATCTCGCGTAGCGTCAGCGCCGTGCGCAGGTCGGATGGGAGCTCCTCGATCACCTGCAGGACCTTCTCGCTCATCTCCTTGGACAGCGCGACATCCTCGGGAGTGCCCACCTCGCGCATTACGTCGGCCCCGCTCATCTGCTCCGCATCGCTGGCGTCGATATCCGCGTCCGGGGGCCGGCGGCCCTTGGCCACGAGGTAATTCTTGGCGGTGTTCACCGCGATCCGGTAGAGCCAGGTATAAAAGGCGCTGTCTCCCCGAAACCGGTCCAGGGAGCGGTAGGCCTTGATGAAGCTCTCCTGGACCACGTCCTCCACCGCCGCAGGATCGGAGATGAACCGGCTGACTAGACCATACACTTTATGCTGGTATTTGCGCACGAGCAGATCGAATGCCTGCTGCTCGCCGTTTTTTACCCGCTCAACCAGCTGCTGATCGGTTTGACGATCGCCCATTTTCGCTTCGCGCTTCCCGGACTGGGGGACGGAAGCCGGCGGACTGTTTGGTCAGACACCGGCCGCGTCGGGGAGTTTCCATACCCATCGGCGGAAACCCGCCGAAATTGGTCATATTAGCAGACCTGCGCCCCCCTCCCCAGCGGGGCTAACCGCCATGCGCTTGGCCTGCACGGACCCTTGGCGTACCTTGAGGGCCATGGCAGAGCACCCAAGTAGCGATCCGAGCGATATTCTGATCATCGGCGGGGGCATCGCCGGCCTATCGGCGGCCCTGGCCCTGGCCGGCGACCACCAGGTTACGGTCCTCACGAAGGGCTCCGCCGGAGAATCCGCCACCCTGTACGCCCAGGGCGGCATCGCCGCGGTCCTCGACCCCCTCGACTCCTTCGACGACCACATCGCCGACACCCTGGAGGCCGGGGCCGGCCTGTGCCACCCGGAAACGGTGGAGTACGTGGTCCGCCACGGCCCGGAGGCCATCCAGCGCCTCATCCACATGGGCGTCCCCTTCACCCGGGAACCGGGCGAAGAAGGGCCCCTGGCCGGCTTCCATCTTACCCGCGAGGGGGGACACAGCCACCGGCGCATCATCCATGCCGCCGACGCCACCGGCCGGGCCGTGGAGACCACCCTGCTGGAGGAGGCGCAGGCCCATCCCAACATACGCCTGCTGGACCAGCACGTGGCGATCCAGCTCATCACCGCGGCCAAGCTGGGCCGGGAATCCCCGGAGGGGGACCGCTGCTGGGGCGCCTACGCCCTCCACGTGCCCAGCGGCCGGGTGCGTACCTTCGGCGCCCGGGCCACGCTGCTTGCCACGGGTGGGGCCGGCAAGGTCTATCTCTACACCACCAATCCGGACGTGGCCACCGGCGACGGCATCGCCATGGCCTACCGGGCCGGGTGCCGGGTGGCCAACATGGAGTTCATCCAGTTCCACCCCACCTGCCTCTACCACCCCGAGGCCAAGACGTTCCTGATCTCGGAGGCGGTGCGGGGGGAAGGCGGTATCCTGCGCCTGGCCGACGGCGACCGCTTCATGACCCGCCACGACGAGCGCGCCGAGCTGGCACCGCGCGACATCGTCGCCCGGGCCATCGACTACGAGATGAAGCGCACCGGGGCCGACTGCGTCTACCTGGACATCACCCACCAGCCCCGGGAGTTCCTGGAGCGCCACTTCCCCACCATCCGGGCCAAGCTCCTGGAGTACGGCATCGACATGGCCACCGAGCCCATCCCGGTGGTGCCCGCCGCCCATTACACCTGTGGGGGGATCGTCACCGACCTGGAGGGGCACACCGACCTGGAGGGGCTGTTCGCCGCCGGCGAAACCGCCCACACCGGCCTGCACGGCGCCAACCGCTTGGCCAGCAACTCCCTGCTGGAGGGCCTGGTGCTGGCGGACGCCGCCCAGGCCGCCATCCGCGAGCAGGTGGCGCGGGATCCGGCGAGGGTTCCGGAGATTCCCAGCTGGGACACCAGCCGGGTCACCGAGTCCAACGAGGAGGTGGTGGTTGCCCACGACTGGGCGGAGCTGCGCCAGTTCATGTGGGACTACATGGGGATCGTGCGCACGGACAAGCGCCTGGAGCGCGCCAAGCGCCGCCTGGACATGCTCATGGGCGAGGTGGAGGAGTACTACGCCCGCTTCACGGTCACCCAGGACCTCATCGAGCTCCGCCATCTGGCCCTGGTGGCGGACCTGATCATCCGCTCCGCCCGCTCCCGCCGCGAGAGCCGGGGACTGCATTACAACCAGGACTACCCCGGCCCCGATACCAGCCGA
This genomic interval carries:
- the lepA gene encoding translation elongation factor 4; translated protein: MKLDNIRNFSIIAHIDHGKSTLADRFIQECGGLADREMADQVLDGMDLERERGITIKAQSVRLLYTADDGETYTLNLIDTPGHVDFSYEVSRSLVACEGALLVVDASQGVEAQSVANTYQAVEYDLEVIPVLNKIDLPSAEPERVKGEIEEVIGIEAEDAVEASAKEGIGIREILERLVRDVPPPEGDPEGPAKALVVDSWYDKYQGAVALVRVMNGSIRKGQRIQMMATGRTFTVGTVGVMTPKPVELDSLEAGGVGFVIAGIKDVDGAKVGDTITDAERPAPEPLPGFQEVKPQVFAGLYPTESDQYEELRDALAKLRLNDSSLQYEPETSHALGFGFRCGFLGKLHMEIIQERLEREYDLDLITTAPTVVYLVHTHTGETVRVENPAELPEVGEIESIEEPFMLANILVPQSQVGEVIRLAEEKRGRQKNLHYTNAGQVMVTYELPMNEVVTDFFERLKSMTSGYASIDYELSGYQASDLVRLDILVNEDRVDALSLIVHRDQAYYRGRELAKKLKDMIPRQMFDIAIQASLGSRVIARETVKALRKNVTAKCYGGDVTRKRKLMEKQKEGKKRMKQVGSVTIPQEAFLAALSVDEE
- the rnc gene encoding ribonuclease III; translation: MDEATLQARIGYSFQDPDLLRRALTHRSAGPQNNERQEFLGDAALNFTVASWLYERFPQEREGVLSRLRARLVCTEALAEIAEELELGKLVYLGPGERKAGGHRRESILADSVEALLGAVLLDGGVEAMQGVIHRLWEGRIADLDPRSVNKDPKTRLQEHLQSQGQPLPEYQLVEAVGADHQRLFYIECTVVGYDPVRGEGSSKRRAEQEAAQRMLACIGVEDD
- the lepB gene encoding signal peptidase I, with the translated sequence MNFTLLLVVLLLATGAVWLGGWLYQRLRKRGGEGRPVVVEYARSLFPVILVVLLIRSFVVEPFKIPSGSMLPTLRIGDFILVNKFEYGLRVPLVGYKLTDGSPPERGDVIVFQFPEDRSVDYIKRIVAVPGDRLAFRDDTLMVNGKPVPRSADGRFTYREPRGGTVYAERFEERTEEHRYHVLYTENRQGRSINDPIQVPEGRYFVMGDNRDNSNDSRYWGTVPERNILGEAFMVWWSWDGRANAPRWGRLGEWVD
- the acpS gene encoding holo-ACP synthase; its protein translation is MILGMGNDLVDVRRIRRALERNGDRLLRRLFTEEERQAAGERKDLGLYVASRFAAKEAAAKALGTGIHQGVRFRDLEVRRAPGRPPELHLHGRAADHGRHLGVLRSHLSLSDEGDYALATVILEG
- a CDS encoding ComEA family DNA-binding protein, giving the protein MRQHLIALVLGLAACLPVAGQAAEPLDINEANAEELTALNGVGEVLAERIVTYREDNDGFDSVAELEEVNGIGAKTLESLQEGVTVGD
- the pdxJ gene encoding pyridoxine 5'-phosphate synthase, yielding MIELGVNIDHVATLRQARLTSYPEPLHAALEAERAGADGITAHLREDRRHIQERDIRYLAETVQTKLNLEMAMTEEMVAIAEDVRPADCCLVPERRAELTTEGGLDVASQVSAAQWACERLARAGVRVSLFVDPDPAQLEAAAKAGAPVVELHTGAYANAATREERERELERIEAAVARAHGLGLRVHAGHGLDYVNVEPIAALSGVRELNIGHAIVARAIFDGLGQAVREMKRLMREAAPSHGT
- the recO gene encoding DNA repair protein RecO; translated protein: MTASAPQNAYVLHRRPYRETSLLVELFSERDGRVGVVARGGRKPRKGGPVLEPFRPLEVAWTGRGELRNLAGAEAAGPAAALRGEALYLGLYLNELLVRLCPRFDPYPRVFGVYEHALAALAGGERDVPLRRLERCLVEDLGVAPDWERCAGCGAPVEAAERYAWEAERGLLCGSCSPAESAFPGRAVRFLAGAEGDPAPEDRRRARDLMRAVLGPYLGPRPLESRALLQSLRRKGGRS
- a CDS encoding DUF4845 domain-containing protein — translated: MTTWRAQSGFGVWSVLFWLAFVGVVAWLGARVFPLYYEYWAISQVFQEQVQKGSLYESRGELRREVVDKLEFEDVDRLERSEIQVEKKPTGQYRVFAEYQVAVPLSSTIQVVFTFSPEATEGG
- the era gene encoding GTPase Era, translated to MTEKAEFRSGMVALVGRPNVGKSTLMNAVLGEKVSIVSRRPQTTRHRLLGVHTTGDHQMVFVDTPGIHQSKKKINQYMVQAALSALEGVDAVVFVVEALKWTEGDAAILERLGEVGTPVIAVVNKVDRVSPREKLLPYLEELQGRFPFAALVPLSAEKGDNLDSLLGELEVRLPEGPPLFPEDQITDRSLRFLCAELIREQVFHQLGEEVPYATEVQVEHFQEEEGLVRINANILVEREGQKAIVLGRQGRRIKAIGTQARLAIEHLLEARVHLELFVRVREGWTGDDRALRELGYEG